From the Serratia nematodiphila DZ0503SBS1 genome, one window contains:
- a CDS encoding sulfite exporter TauE/SafE family protein, producing MSLTLLEIVALTGIFTLAGTVKGAIGLGLPTVSMGLLSLMMPPGQAAALLLLPSLITNLWQLLCGPTLCALWRRLWPMMLCVTLGTLLSAGALTAGDGGLAPLALGMCLIGYALLGFTRFDWRISAEAEPWLGPLCGLVTGTLTGATGVFVIPAVPYLNALGLARDELVQALGLSFTVSTLALAAGLAWHQALPGSLLGVSLLSLLPALAGMWLGERVRRHCRPQLFRRLFFIGLLILGVEIIWRFN from the coding sequence ATGTCGCTGACGTTACTCGAAATTGTCGCCCTTACGGGCATTTTTACGCTGGCCGGCACGGTCAAAGGGGCGATCGGTCTGGGGTTGCCGACGGTGTCGATGGGGTTGCTCAGTCTGATGATGCCGCCGGGGCAGGCCGCCGCGCTGCTGCTGTTGCCCTCGCTGATCACCAACCTGTGGCAACTGCTGTGCGGGCCGACGCTGTGTGCGCTGTGGCGGCGGCTCTGGCCGATGATGCTGTGCGTCACGCTGGGCACATTGTTGAGCGCCGGAGCGCTCACTGCTGGCGACGGCGGCCTGGCGCCGCTGGCGCTGGGCATGTGTCTGATCGGCTATGCCCTGTTGGGATTCACCCGTTTCGACTGGCGCATTTCCGCCGAGGCAGAGCCTTGGCTGGGGCCGCTGTGCGGCCTGGTGACCGGTACGCTGACCGGCGCCACCGGGGTGTTCGTCATTCCGGCGGTGCCTTACCTGAATGCGTTAGGCCTGGCGCGCGATGAGCTGGTGCAGGCGCTGGGGCTGTCGTTCACCGTCTCGACGCTGGCGCTGGCCGCAGGGTTGGCCTGGCATCAGGCGCTGCCCGGCTCGTTGCTCGGCGTTTCCTTGCTGTCGCTGTTGCCGGCGTTGGCCGGCATGTGGCTGGGGGAGAGGGTGCGCCGTCATTGTCGCCCGCAGCTGTTTCGCCGCCTTTTCTTTATTGGGTTATTAATCCTGGGCGTTGAGATTATTTGGCGATTCAATTAA
- a CDS encoding LysR family transcriptional regulator: protein MHFDFIDLRLLAAVLETGSITAGAERVGLSLAAASARMRGLEQQAGVALLTRNPRGVQATPAGERLLHHARVLLQQRDRLRGDMAEFAPGQRSQLRIVANTVAADAFLPELLADFLMLHPHTDIALEELPSPAIAQTIAERAADIGIVADHADLRGLTSYPFRQDRLVLALPPGHALSGRRQVSFADALPFDFIGLPEESALQQHLEQLAIRSGGPMRLRARAAHFDAICRMVLRGAGLAVVPEESAQRQPEIRHSALPLTDDWATRRLSIAVRDPAQLPLPAQRLVAFLRHA, encoded by the coding sequence ATGCATTTTGACTTTATCGATCTGCGGCTGTTGGCGGCGGTGCTCGAGACCGGCAGCATCACCGCCGGCGCCGAGCGCGTCGGGCTGTCGCTGGCCGCCGCCAGCGCCCGCATGCGCGGGCTGGAGCAACAGGCCGGCGTAGCGCTGCTGACGCGCAATCCGCGCGGCGTCCAGGCGACGCCCGCCGGTGAGCGCCTGTTGCATCACGCGCGAGTGCTATTGCAGCAGCGCGACCGGCTGCGCGGTGATATGGCCGAGTTCGCGCCGGGCCAGCGCAGCCAGCTGCGCATCGTCGCCAATACCGTCGCCGCCGACGCCTTTTTGCCGGAGCTGTTGGCGGATTTTCTGATGCTGCACCCGCACACCGATATCGCGCTGGAAGAGCTGCCCAGCCCGGCCATCGCGCAGACGATCGCCGAACGAGCGGCGGATATCGGCATCGTCGCGGACCACGCCGATCTGCGCGGGCTGACAAGTTACCCTTTTCGCCAGGATCGTCTGGTGCTGGCGCTGCCGCCGGGGCATGCGCTCAGCGGCCGCCGGCAGGTCAGCTTTGCGGACGCGCTGCCTTTTGATTTCATCGGCCTGCCGGAAGAGAGCGCGCTGCAACAACATCTTGAGCAATTGGCGATACGCAGCGGCGGCCCGATGCGATTGCGGGCGCGTGCCGCTCATTTCGACGCCATCTGCCGCATGGTGCTGCGCGGCGCCGGGCTGGCGGTGGTGCCGGAAGAGAGCGCACAACGCCAGCCGGAAATTCGGCACAGCGCACTGCCGCTGACGGACGATTGGGCGACCCGGCGCCTGTCGATCGCGGTGCGTGACCCGGCGCAGTTGCCGCTGCCGGCGCAGCGGCTGGTGGCGTTCCTGCGCCATGCCTGA
- a CDS encoding molybdopterin cofactor-binding domain-containing protein, with protein MTDSRTPSPSQAELLQRDGVLLIVDSVQPPPGLVPKGQTPVLKPKEQGLFIALCGSGEIYAFNGHVDLGTGVRTALGQIVAEELYLRMDQVQMVLGDTERAPNQGATIASATLQISAVPLRNAAAEARRWLLRQAAQRFDAPVEQLTLEEGVIRSPQGQALSYAELVAGGHVELSISGDAPLKPQAEYRLVGTSAARVDIPAKATGETTYVHDMRLPNMLHGRVVRPPYAGYDSGEFVGTSLLAVDETSIAHIPGIVKLVVIGDFIGIVAEREEQAVKAAQALQVSWKDWRRNLPQMTDVAQALRDNPHSTRVVHDTGDVDAALAAADRRFTRSYLWPYQLHASIGPSCALADYRPERLQVWSGSQNPHLLRADLAWLLEYPEAQIEIVRMEAAGCYGRNCADDVCADAALLSRAVGRPVRVQLTREQEHVWEPKGTAQLMEVDGGLDAAGHPVAYDFRTYYPSNGAPTLALLLTGRVEPLPVAYEMGDRTSVPPYEYPSLRVSIEDMAPIVRASWMRGVSALPNTFAHESYIDELAHAAGVDPLEYRLRYINDERASELMRSTAERAGWTPHTEPMQTPAEDGVLRGRGFAYARYIHSKFPGFGAAWAAWVADVAIDKASGEVAVTRIVVGHDAGMMVNPDGVRHQIHGNVLQSTSRVLKERVTFEESTVSAKEWGAYPILTFPEVPEVDVVMMPRPYDPPLGAGESASVPSAAAIANAVFDATGIRFRELPITSDKLREALNGPDAERQAAPPKKKKRGKWWFGGAAGLFGAVLGIAGSALPWRAEIAPVATPGAGTWSAATLERGRQLAAAGDCAVCHTASEGATNAGGLAMATPFGTLYSTNITPDVATGIGNWSFTAFDRAMRQGIARDGRHLYPAFPYTAFSKMTDGDMQALYAYLMSQPAVRQSNPANQMRFPFNLRPLMAGWNAQFLRQGEYQPDPQQSAQWNRGAYLVNGLGHCAACHSPRNLLGAEKGGAAFLAGGMVDGWEAPALNQLANAEKPWTEEQLFQYFRSGHSAEHGVAAGPMGPVVSELATLPQSDLRAMANYVMSLSAKSTLNVEPQAQLAARALPAVGQLAGERLFQGACQACHSAAAGGPQLFGVSPDLANNTNIFSDRPDNLIKVILQGIPKPATAELGFMPGFKDSFSDRQVTALVNYLRQRYAGDKPAWRDVEAQVARLRAEPGTH; from the coding sequence ATGACTGATTCCCGTACCCCATCGCCGAGCCAGGCCGAATTGCTGCAGCGCGACGGCGTGCTGCTGATCGTCGACAGCGTGCAACCGCCGCCGGGGCTGGTGCCCAAGGGGCAAACGCCGGTGCTGAAGCCCAAGGAGCAAGGGCTGTTTATCGCCCTGTGCGGCAGCGGTGAAATCTATGCCTTTAACGGCCATGTCGATCTCGGCACCGGCGTGCGCACCGCGCTCGGGCAGATCGTCGCCGAAGAGCTGTACCTGCGCATGGATCAGGTGCAGATGGTGTTGGGTGATACCGAGCGCGCGCCGAATCAGGGCGCCACCATCGCCAGCGCCACGCTGCAGATCTCCGCCGTGCCGCTGCGCAACGCCGCCGCCGAAGCGCGCCGTTGGCTGTTGCGCCAGGCGGCGCAGCGCTTCGATGCGCCGGTGGAACAGCTGACGCTGGAGGAGGGCGTGATCCGCAGCCCGCAGGGGCAGGCGCTCAGCTACGCCGAATTGGTGGCCGGCGGTCATGTCGAGCTGTCGATTTCCGGCGACGCGCCGCTGAAACCGCAGGCGGAGTATCGCCTGGTGGGCACCAGCGCCGCGCGCGTCGATATTCCGGCCAAGGCGACCGGCGAAACCACTTACGTACACGATATGCGGTTGCCGAATATGCTGCACGGCCGGGTAGTGCGGCCGCCCTATGCCGGTTACGACAGCGGCGAATTTGTCGGCACCAGCCTGCTGGCGGTGGATGAAACCTCGATCGCGCATATTCCCGGCATCGTCAAACTGGTGGTGATCGGCGATTTCATCGGCATTGTCGCCGAGCGCGAAGAGCAGGCGGTCAAGGCGGCGCAGGCGCTGCAGGTCAGTTGGAAAGACTGGCGGCGCAATTTGCCGCAGATGACCGACGTGGCGCAGGCGCTGCGCGACAACCCGCATTCGACCCGGGTGGTGCACGATACCGGCGACGTGGACGCGGCGCTGGCGGCGGCCGACAGGCGTTTCACCCGCAGCTACCTGTGGCCGTATCAGCTTCATGCCTCGATTGGCCCTTCCTGCGCGCTGGCGGACTACCGGCCGGAACGTCTGCAGGTCTGGTCAGGCAGCCAGAACCCGCACCTGCTGCGCGCCGATCTGGCCTGGCTGCTGGAGTACCCGGAAGCGCAGATCGAGATCGTTCGCATGGAAGCGGCCGGCTGCTATGGCCGCAATTGCGCCGATGACGTCTGCGCCGACGCGGCGCTGCTGTCGCGCGCGGTGGGCAGGCCGGTGCGGGTGCAGCTGACCCGCGAGCAAGAACATGTGTGGGAACCGAAGGGCACGGCGCAACTGATGGAGGTGGACGGCGGGCTGGACGCCGCCGGGCACCCGGTCGCCTACGATTTTCGCACCTATTATCCTTCCAACGGCGCGCCGACGCTGGCGCTGCTGCTGACCGGCCGGGTCGAGCCGCTGCCGGTGGCCTATGAAATGGGCGATCGCACTTCGGTGCCGCCTTATGAGTATCCGTCGCTGCGCGTCAGCATCGAGGACATGGCGCCGATCGTGCGTGCCTCCTGGATGCGCGGCGTTTCCGCCTTGCCCAACACCTTCGCCCACGAGTCTTATATCGATGAGCTGGCCCACGCCGCCGGCGTCGATCCGCTGGAGTATCGGCTGCGCTACATCAATGATGAACGCGCCAGTGAACTGATGCGCAGCACCGCAGAACGCGCCGGCTGGACGCCGCATACCGAACCGATGCAGACCCCGGCGGAAGACGGCGTGCTGCGCGGGCGCGGCTTTGCCTATGCCCGTTACATCCACAGCAAGTTTCCCGGCTTTGGCGCTGCCTGGGCCGCCTGGGTGGCCGACGTGGCGATCGACAAAGCCAGCGGCGAAGTGGCGGTGACGCGCATCGTGGTCGGCCACGACGCGGGCATGATGGTTAACCCGGACGGCGTGCGCCACCAAATTCACGGCAATGTATTGCAATCGACCAGCCGGGTATTGAAAGAGCGCGTGACCTTTGAGGAATCGACGGTCTCAGCCAAAGAATGGGGGGCCTACCCGATCCTGACCTTCCCGGAGGTGCCGGAGGTGGACGTGGTGATGATGCCGCGCCCTTACGATCCGCCGCTGGGCGCCGGGGAGTCGGCGTCGGTGCCCAGCGCGGCGGCCATCGCCAACGCGGTGTTCGACGCCACCGGCATTCGTTTTCGCGAGCTGCCGATCACCTCGGACAAGCTGCGTGAGGCGCTGAACGGGCCGGATGCCGAACGGCAGGCCGCGCCGCCCAAGAAAAAGAAGCGCGGCAAATGGTGGTTCGGCGGCGCGGCGGGGCTGTTCGGCGCCGTGCTGGGCATCGCCGGCAGCGCCTTGCCGTGGCGGGCGGAGATCGCGCCGGTGGCGACGCCCGGCGCCGGCACCTGGTCGGCCGCCACGCTGGAGCGCGGCCGTCAGCTGGCCGCCGCCGGAGACTGCGCGGTTTGCCATACCGCATCGGAAGGGGCGACCAACGCCGGTGGGCTGGCGATGGCGACGCCGTTCGGCACGCTCTACAGCACCAATATTACCCCGGACGTGGCAACCGGCATCGGCAACTGGTCGTTTACTGCGTTCGATCGGGCGATGCGCCAGGGTATCGCCCGCGACGGCCGCCACCTCTATCCGGCATTTCCTTACACCGCCTTCAGCAAAATGACCGACGGCGACATGCAGGCGCTGTACGCTTATCTGATGTCGCAACCGGCGGTGCGCCAGAGCAACCCGGCCAATCAGATGCGTTTCCCGTTTAACCTGCGGCCGCTGATGGCCGGCTGGAACGCGCAGTTCCTGCGCCAGGGGGAATATCAACCCGATCCGCAACAAAGCGCGCAATGGAACCGCGGCGCTTATCTGGTCAACGGGCTTGGCCATTGCGCCGCCTGCCATTCGCCGCGCAACCTGCTGGGGGCGGAAAAGGGCGGCGCGGCTTTCCTGGCGGGGGGGATGGTGGACGGGTGGGAAGCGCCGGCGCTGAATCAATTGGCCAACGCGGAAAAACCCTGGACCGAGGAACAGCTGTTTCAGTATTTCCGCAGCGGGCATTCCGCCGAGCACGGCGTGGCGGCCGGGCCGATGGGGCCGGTGGTGAGCGAGCTGGCGACGTTGCCGCAGAGCGATCTGCGGGCGATGGCCAATTATGTGATGTCGCTGAGCGCCAAGTCGACGCTGAACGTGGAACCGCAGGCGCAGTTGGCGGCTCGCGCATTGCCGGCGGTGGGGCAACTTGCCGGTGAGCGGTTGTTTCAGGGCGCTTGCCAGGCCTGCCACAGCGCCGCCGCCGGCGGGCCGCAGCTGTTCGGCGTCAGCCCGGATCTGGCCAATAACACCAACATCTTCAGCGATCGCCCCGATAACCTGATCAAGGTGATCCTGCAAGGTATCCCCAAACCGGCCACCGCCGAATTGGGCTTTATGCCGGGCTTTAAGGACAGTTTTTCCGATCGGCAGGTAACGGCGCTGGTGAATTATTTACGCCAACGCTATGCCGGCGACAAACCGGCCTGGCGCGACGTGGAGGCGCAGGTTGCGCGGTTGCGCGCAGAGCCGGGCACGCACTGA
- a CDS encoding (2Fe-2S)-binding protein codes for MAISEVQSPREGAKTTLTEHPLMLSVNGEQLHAQVMADTPLLLVLRNDLALNGPKYGCGLGECGACTVLIDGVAARSCVIPALGVSGRAIVTLEGLGTRQRPHPVQRAFIEEQAAQCGYCLNGMIMTTKALLDRNPAPSEAEIRQALSGNLCRCGTHLEILRAVQRAIILCRDGDAHDHD; via the coding sequence ATGGCGATATCTGAAGTGCAATCGCCCAGGGAAGGCGCGAAAACCACGCTGACGGAGCATCCGCTGATGCTGTCGGTGAACGGCGAACAGCTTCATGCGCAGGTGATGGCGGATACGCCGCTCTTGCTGGTACTGCGCAACGATCTGGCGCTCAACGGCCCAAAATACGGCTGCGGCCTGGGCGAATGCGGCGCGTGCACCGTGCTGATCGACGGCGTGGCGGCGCGCTCCTGCGTGATCCCGGCCCTCGGCGTGTCCGGCCGGGCGATCGTGACCCTGGAAGGTCTCGGCACTCGCCAGCGCCCGCATCCGGTGCAGCGCGCCTTTATTGAAGAGCAGGCGGCGCAATGCGGCTACTGTCTCAATGGCATGATCATGACCACCAAAGCCCTGTTGGATCGCAATCCCGCCCCGAGTGAGGCGGAGATCCGTCAGGCGCTGTCCGGCAATCTGTGCCGCTGCGGCACCCATCTTGAAATCTTGCGTGCGGTTCAGCGCGCCATCATTCTCTGCCGCGATGGGGACGCCCACGATCATGACTGA
- a CDS encoding MarR family winged helix-turn-helix transcriptional regulator, with amino-acid sequence MTPPEYPSAVSGQPENYHFTEQVGHLLRKVYQRHVAIFQQNVGDSQLTAVQFITLCAVRDMGPSSLTELVQVTAVDQATIRGIVERLKARDLITVTPDPVDRRKVVVGLTDAGGALLAETVPQAAKITELTFGTLNPAERIALIFLLNKMLEDPATG; translated from the coding sequence ATGACGCCCCCCGAATACCCGTCAGCCGTGAGCGGCCAACCCGAAAATTATCATTTTACCGAGCAAGTCGGGCACCTGCTGCGCAAGGTTTATCAGCGCCACGTGGCGATTTTCCAGCAAAACGTCGGCGATTCGCAGCTGACGGCGGTGCAGTTCATCACCCTGTGCGCGGTGCGCGATATGGGGCCGAGCTCGCTGACCGAGCTGGTGCAGGTGACGGCGGTGGATCAAGCCACCATCCGCGGCATCGTCGAGCGGCTGAAGGCGCGCGATCTGATCACGGTGACGCCGGATCCGGTGGATCGGCGCAAGGTGGTGGTCGGCCTGACCGACGCCGGCGGCGCGCTGCTGGCGGAAACGGTGCCGCAGGCGGCGAAAATCACAGAATTGACGTTCGGCACGCTGAACCCGGCCGAACGGATAGCGCTGATATTCCTGCTGAATAAAATGCTGGAAGACCCTGCCACCGGCTGA
- a CDS encoding 2,5-dihydroxypyridine 5,6-dioxygenase: MAVNETQLVQLFEQVLTLSKVDASQSVAILKSHYSDARTVRAATDAALRLGARVYAVELPAFNHPRAMGNDMTAYCGDTALTGNLAAQRALEAADLIVDTMMLLHSPEQEQILKTGTRILLAVEPPEVLARMLPNAEDKARVLAAAAVLEQAKLMQVTSAAGSDFRAPLGQYPTVTEYGYADEPGRWDHWPSGFLFTWPNEEQAEGVLVLEVGDILLPFKSYARERITLEIEQGFVTRIHGGFEAEYLREYMKYFDDPEVYGISHIGWGLQPRAQWTAMGLHDKNDGMCMDARAFYGNFLFSTGPNTEVGGTRKTPCHMDIALRRCDIRLDGQTVVADGEVVAPEASRVRRA, encoded by the coding sequence ATGGCGGTCAATGAAACCCAGTTGGTACAGCTGTTCGAGCAGGTGCTTACGCTGTCGAAGGTCGATGCTTCGCAGAGCGTGGCGATTTTGAAAAGCCATTATTCCGATGCGCGCACGGTGCGCGCCGCGACCGACGCGGCGCTGCGGCTGGGCGCCAGGGTGTATGCCGTCGAACTGCCGGCGTTCAACCATCCGCGGGCGATGGGCAACGACATGACCGCCTATTGCGGCGATACCGCGCTGACCGGCAACCTGGCGGCGCAGCGTGCGCTGGAGGCCGCCGACCTGATCGTCGATACCATGATGCTGCTGCATTCGCCGGAGCAGGAACAGATCCTGAAAACCGGCACCCGCATCCTGCTGGCGGTGGAGCCGCCGGAGGTGCTGGCGCGCATGTTGCCCAACGCGGAGGACAAAGCGCGGGTGCTGGCCGCCGCCGCCGTGCTGGAGCAGGCGAAGCTGATGCAGGTGACCTCCGCCGCCGGCAGCGATTTCCGCGCGCCGCTCGGGCAATACCCGACGGTGACCGAGTACGGCTATGCCGATGAGCCGGGGCGCTGGGATCACTGGCCGAGCGGTTTCCTGTTCACCTGGCCGAATGAGGAGCAGGCGGAGGGCGTGTTGGTGCTGGAGGTTGGCGATATCTTGCTGCCGTTCAAAAGCTATGCGCGCGAACGCATCACGCTGGAGATCGAACAAGGGTTCGTCACCCGCATTCACGGCGGTTTTGAGGCGGAATACCTGCGCGAATACATGAAATACTTCGACGATCCGGAAGTGTACGGCATCTCGCACATCGGCTGGGGCCTGCAGCCTCGCGCCCAGTGGACGGCGATGGGCCTGCACGACAAGAACGACGGCATGTGCATGGACGCGCGCGCGTTCTATGGCAACTTCCTGTTCTCCACCGGGCCGAATACCGAAGTGGGCGGCACGCGCAAAACGCCTTGCCATATGGACATCGCGCTGCGCCGCTGCGACATTCGTCTCGATGGGCAAACGGTGGTGGCGGACGGGGAAGTGGTGGCGCCGGAGGCGTCGCGCGTGCGCCGGGCGTAA
- a CDS encoding FAD-dependent monooxygenase gives MMSKQPRIAVVGAGLGGAAAAGLLQKAGFTVDLYEQSPAFSRLGAGIHMGPNVLKIFRRLGIEQRLEQMASHPDFWFSRDAESGDYLSRIELGAFARQEYGAAYVTVHRGDLQALQLSALQPGTLHFGKCLSKIEDRGDEVVLNFVDGTSAHADIVIGADGINSRIREHLLGAEAPTYSGWVAHRALIRGEKLAKYNLTFEDCVKWWSADRHLMVYYTTQRRDEYYYVSGVPHPAWDFQGSFIDSSREEMFETFAGYHPIVQALIESSEQVTKWPLLNRKPLPLWSEGRLVLLGDACHPMKPHMAQGAAMAIEDAAMLTRCLQETGLGDYRTAFQLYEANRKERASRVQAVSNANTFLRTQEDPAWVYGYDLYAQALKSENAA, from the coding sequence ATGATGAGCAAACAACCACGCATCGCCGTCGTCGGCGCCGGGCTGGGGGGCGCCGCCGCCGCCGGGCTGCTGCAAAAAGCCGGCTTTACCGTCGATCTGTATGAGCAGAGCCCGGCGTTCTCGCGCCTCGGCGCCGGCATTCACATGGGGCCGAACGTGCTGAAGATTTTCCGCCGTCTCGGTATTGAGCAACGGTTGGAGCAGATGGCGTCTCATCCCGATTTCTGGTTCAGCCGCGACGCCGAAAGCGGCGACTACCTGTCGCGCATCGAACTGGGCGCCTTCGCCCGCCAGGAGTACGGCGCCGCCTATGTGACGGTGCACCGCGGCGATTTGCAGGCGTTGCAGCTCTCCGCGCTGCAGCCCGGCACCCTGCACTTCGGCAAGTGCCTGAGCAAGATTGAAGATCGCGGTGACGAGGTGGTGCTGAACTTCGTCGATGGCACCTCGGCCCACGCTGATATCGTGATCGGCGCCGACGGCATCAACTCGCGCATCCGCGAGCATCTGCTGGGCGCCGAAGCGCCGACCTACAGCGGCTGGGTGGCCCACCGCGCGCTGATCCGCGGCGAGAAGCTGGCGAAATACAACCTGACGTTCGAAGACTGCGTGAAGTGGTGGTCGGCGGATCGCCATCTGATGGTCTACTACACCACCCAACGGCGCGACGAGTATTACTACGTCAGCGGCGTGCCGCACCCGGCCTGGGATTTCCAGGGCAGCTTCATCGACAGCAGCCGCGAAGAGATGTTCGAGACCTTCGCCGGCTACCATCCGATCGTGCAGGCGCTGATCGAATCCAGCGAACAGGTCACCAAATGGCCATTGCTGAACCGCAAACCGCTGCCGCTGTGGAGCGAAGGCCGTCTGGTGCTGCTCGGCGATGCCTGCCACCCGATGAAACCGCACATGGCGCAGGGCGCGGCGATGGCGATCGAAGACGCCGCCATGCTGACCCGCTGCCTGCAGGAAACCGGCCTCGGCGACTACCGTACCGCTTTCCAGCTGTATGAAGCCAACCGCAAGGAGCGCGCATCCAGGGTGCAGGCGGTGTCCAACGCCAACACCTTCCTGCGCACCCAGGAAGATCCGGCCTGGGTTTACGGCTATGACCTGTACGCGCAAGCGCTGAAATCGGAGAACGCCGCATGA
- a CDS encoding alpha/beta hydrolase, which produces MSTFLYGAHVHANNIRQHYLRYGGDGPALILVPGITSPAITWGFVAERLGEKYDVYVLDVRGRGLSSSGPELAYDAETCAQDVNAFAAALNLDSYALLGHSMGARFALRAAVLRPAGVRRLVLVDPPVSGPGRRAYPGQWPWYADSIRQSLPGMSAEQMRAFCPTWSEEQRQLRAEWLHTCYEPAIQRAYDDFHQVDSHRDYPQLTMPTLLMAAGKGGVIQPEDRAEIRALQPEIAIVEVENAGHMIPWDDFDGFFRALGDFLD; this is translated from the coding sequence ATGAGCACCTTCCTCTACGGCGCCCACGTTCACGCCAACAACATTCGCCAACACTATCTGCGCTACGGCGGCGACGGCCCAGCGCTGATCCTGGTGCCCGGCATCACCAGCCCGGCGATCACCTGGGGCTTCGTCGCCGAGCGGCTGGGGGAAAAATACGACGTCTACGTGCTCGACGTGCGCGGCCGCGGTTTGTCGTCCAGCGGCCCGGAACTGGCTTATGACGCAGAGACCTGCGCACAGGACGTCAACGCCTTCGCCGCCGCGCTGAACCTGGACAGTTACGCCCTGCTCGGCCATTCGATGGGCGCCCGCTTCGCCCTGCGCGCCGCCGTTTTGCGGCCCGCCGGCGTGCGGCGGCTGGTGCTGGTCGATCCGCCGGTTTCCGGCCCCGGCCGCCGCGCCTATCCCGGCCAATGGCCGTGGTACGCCGACTCCATCCGGCAGTCGCTGCCGGGCATGAGCGCCGAGCAGATGCGCGCCTTTTGCCCAACCTGGAGCGAAGAACAGCGCCAGCTGCGCGCCGAGTGGCTGCATACCTGCTACGAGCCGGCTATCCAACGCGCCTACGACGATTTTCATCAGGTGGACAGCCACCGCGACTACCCGCAGCTGACCATGCCGACGCTGCTGATGGCCGCGGGCAAAGGCGGCGTCATTCAGCCCGAAGACCGGGCGGAGATCCGCGCGCTGCAGCCGGAGATCGCCATCGTCGAGGTCGAGAACGCCGGACACATGATCCCGTGGGACGATTTCGACGGCTTCTTCCGCGCCCTGGGCGATTTTCTGGATTAA
- a CDS encoding maleate cis-trans isomerase family protein, whose translation MSNHYRIGQIVPSSNTTMETEIPAMLGARQLIRPERFTFHSSRMRMKHVNKEELAAMDAESDRCALELSDARVDVLGYACLVAIMAMGLGYHRESQARLAQVTKDNQAAAPVISSAGALVNGLKVIGAKRIALVAPYMKPLTQLVVDYIQHEGIEVKVWRALEIPDNLEVGRHDPARLPGIVAEMDLREVDAIVLSACVQMPSLPAVPTVEAQTGKPVITAAIATTYAMLTALELEPIVPGAGALLSGAY comes from the coding sequence ATGAGCAACCACTACCGCATCGGCCAGATCGTGCCCAGCTCCAACACCACGATGGAAACCGAGATCCCGGCGATGCTGGGCGCGCGCCAGCTGATACGCCCGGAGCGTTTCACCTTTCACTCCAGCCGCATGCGCATGAAACACGTCAATAAAGAAGAATTGGCGGCGATGGACGCCGAGTCCGACCGCTGCGCGCTGGAGCTGTCCGACGCGCGGGTCGACGTGCTCGGCTACGCCTGCCTGGTGGCCATCATGGCGATGGGGCTGGGCTACCACCGCGAATCGCAGGCCCGGCTGGCACAGGTGACGAAAGACAATCAGGCCGCCGCGCCGGTTATCAGCAGCGCGGGCGCGCTGGTCAACGGCCTGAAGGTGATCGGCGCCAAACGCATCGCGCTGGTGGCGCCCTACATGAAACCGCTGACCCAGCTGGTGGTGGACTACATCCAGCACGAAGGCATCGAGGTCAAGGTATGGCGCGCGCTGGAGATCCCGGACAACCTCGAAGTCGGCCGGCACGATCCGGCCAGGCTGCCGGGGATCGTCGCCGAGATGGATTTACGCGAGGTCGATGCTATCGTGCTGTCCGCCTGCGTGCAGATGCCTTCGCTGCCGGCCGTCCCGACGGTGGAGGCCCAAACCGGCAAACCGGTGATCACCGCCGCCATCGCCACCACTTACGCGATGCTGACCGCGCTGGAGCTGGAGCCGATCGTCCCCGGCGCCGGCGCCCTGCTGTCCGGCGCCTATTGA
- a CDS encoding N-carbamoylsarcosine amidohydrolase — protein sequence MNDTLSDNYRGVWGQRIGFGRRPALLAIDFMQAYTTEGAPLFAPGVVSAVEESRELLACARRTGIPVIHTHIRYHAGHFADGGLWVKKAPVMKDMVEGNPLAAFCPPVAPLGDEVVLRKQYASAFFGTALAPLLVAQGIDTLLMIGCSTSGCIRASAVDAVQHGFRAMVVRECVGDRHPGPHEANLFDIDSKYGDVVHKREALDYLNRL from the coding sequence ATGAACGACACCCTCAGCGACAACTATCGCGGCGTCTGGGGCCAGCGCATCGGCTTCGGCCGGCGCCCGGCGCTGCTGGCGATCGACTTTATGCAGGCCTACACCACCGAAGGCGCGCCGCTGTTCGCGCCGGGCGTAGTAAGCGCAGTCGAGGAAAGCCGCGAGCTGCTGGCCTGCGCGCGCCGAACGGGAATTCCGGTGATCCACACCCATATCCGCTATCATGCAGGCCATTTTGCCGATGGCGGCCTGTGGGTCAAGAAAGCGCCGGTGATGAAGGACATGGTGGAAGGCAACCCGCTGGCGGCGTTCTGCCCGCCGGTGGCGCCGCTGGGCGATGAGGTGGTGCTGCGCAAGCAATACGCCAGCGCCTTCTTCGGCACCGCGCTGGCGCCGCTGCTGGTGGCGCAAGGGATCGACACGCTGCTGATGATCGGCTGCTCCACCAGCGGCTGCATCCGCGCCAGCGCGGTGGACGCGGTGCAGCACGGCTTTCGCGCCATGGTGGTGCGCGAGTGCGTCGGCGATCGTCACCCCGGCCCGCACGAAGCCAACCTGTTCGACATCGACAGCAAGTACGGCGACGTGGTGCACAAACGGGAGGCGCTCGACTATCTGAACCGGTTATGA